The Xanthomonas sp. DAR 34887 genome has a segment encoding these proteins:
- a CDS encoding LysR family transcriptional regulator ArgP, translated as MDLLHPQLSAFAAVLDEGSFDAAARRLSLTPSAISQRIKALEDRLGQVLVVRQAPCRPTPAGEALLRRVRPMQALEAEAMADFLPSTAAAGPARSIAIAVNDDSLQTWFLAALSSLHHAHGFLFDVHVDDQDHTLELLRNGTVLGAVTSASKPLQGCNVHALGSMRYHAIASPAFVARHFAAGLTAAALAQAPMMVFNRKDALQARFMRRITRTRLSPPIHYLPTSTGFVEAAARDLGWCLAPEQLLTSGLREKQIVVIDPQRWLDVPLYWQHAAVRSSVLQQIGQALRTAASTMHGGRQRA; from the coding sequence ATGGACCTGCTTCATCCGCAACTGTCGGCCTTCGCCGCCGTGCTCGACGAAGGCAGCTTCGATGCCGCTGCGCGCCGGCTGTCGCTGACGCCGTCGGCCATCTCGCAACGGATCAAGGCGCTCGAGGACCGCCTCGGGCAGGTGCTGGTGGTGCGCCAGGCGCCCTGCCGGCCAACGCCAGCAGGCGAAGCGCTGCTGCGCCGGGTGCGCCCGATGCAGGCGCTGGAGGCCGAGGCGATGGCCGATTTCTTGCCCAGCACGGCTGCCGCCGGCCCCGCGCGCAGCATCGCGATCGCGGTCAACGACGACTCGTTGCAGACCTGGTTCCTCGCCGCACTGTCGTCGCTGCATCATGCGCACGGCTTCCTGTTCGATGTGCACGTGGACGACCAGGACCACACGCTGGAATTGCTGCGCAACGGCACCGTGCTCGGCGCGGTCACCTCCGCCAGCAAGCCGCTGCAGGGCTGCAACGTGCATGCCCTGGGCAGCATGCGCTACCACGCGATCGCCTCGCCGGCGTTCGTCGCGCGCCACTTCGCCGCAGGACTCACGGCGGCCGCGCTGGCGCAGGCGCCGATGATGGTGTTCAACCGCAAGGACGCGCTGCAGGCCCGCTTCATGCGGCGCATCACCCGCACCCGCCTGAGCCCGCCCATCCACTACCTGCCGACCTCGACCGGCTTCGTCGAAGCCGCCGCGCGCGACCTCGGCTGGTGCCTCGCCCCCGAGCAACTGCTCACGTCCGGATTGCGCGAGAAACAGATCGTCGTCATCGATCCGCAGCGCTGGCTCGATGTCCCACTCTATTGGCAGCACGCGGCGGTGCGCTCGAGCGTCCTGCAGCAGATCGGCCAGGCGTTGCGCACGGCGGCATCGACCATGCACGGCGGCCGGCAACGCGCTTGA
- a CDS encoding cupin domain-containing protein: MNRTMLSLLMVGMAPVAPAQEGSAQTISRGGTQHSMDGPQAYFTGRARIDPLYEANEHINATSAYVTFEQGARSAWHTHPRGQYLVVTSGVGRTQQWGGPVEEIRPGDVIWCPPGIKHWHGAAPNTAMTHLAITGMEDGKNVQWMEKVTDDQYLAR; encoded by the coding sequence ATGAACAGAACGATGCTGTCTCTCCTTATGGTGGGCATGGCACCCGTCGCACCGGCACAGGAAGGATCCGCACAGACAATCAGCCGTGGGGGCACCCAGCATTCGATGGATGGCCCGCAGGCATATTTCACGGGCCGGGCGCGGATAGATCCGCTGTACGAAGCCAACGAGCACATCAACGCGACGAGTGCCTACGTGACGTTCGAGCAGGGCGCACGTTCGGCTTGGCACACCCATCCGAGGGGCCAATACCTGGTGGTCACCTCTGGCGTAGGAAGGACCCAGCAATGGGGTGGACCGGTTGAGGAAATCCGACCCGGCGACGTCATCTGGTGTCCACCCGGTATCAAGCATTGGCATGGCGCCGCACCCAATACAGCGATGACGCACCTGGCGATCACTGGCATGGAAGATGGCAAGAACGTCCAGTGGATGGAGAAGGTGACCGACGACCAGTACCTGGCCCGCTGA
- a CDS encoding LysR family transcriptional regulator, with translation MARDHYNDLRALLVVARERSFTRAAAQLGVSQSALSYTIRGLEQRLGIRLLTRTTRSVVPTEAGQRLLAQITPHFTSIDEAVEGLSELRDRPAGTVRINSSEHASELILWPRMRQLLKEYPDIHLEVVDQSSLADIVAEGFDAGIRLGEQVARDMVAVPISPPVCMAVVGSPAYFKRHGKPDTPQDLNHHECINMRLMTQGGLYAWEFEKNGRAVNVRVEGGLTFNNVRLIIQAAMDGFGLACVPDAIVAAEIRQKRLIQVMTDWCPPFPGFHLYYPSRRQNSPALVLLVEALRWTGHR, from the coding sequence ATGGCACGTGACCATTACAACGATCTACGAGCCTTGCTCGTCGTGGCGCGGGAACGCAGCTTTACGAGAGCGGCGGCGCAACTGGGTGTGTCCCAATCCGCCCTGAGCTATACCATCCGCGGGCTGGAACAGCGCCTGGGCATCCGCCTGCTGACCCGGACCACCCGCAGCGTCGTGCCGACGGAAGCCGGACAACGGTTGCTCGCACAGATCACGCCGCATTTCACTAGCATCGATGAAGCGGTGGAAGGACTGAGCGAGCTGCGTGACCGCCCTGCAGGCACAGTGCGGATCAACAGCAGCGAACACGCCAGCGAACTCATCCTGTGGCCAAGGATGAGGCAACTGCTCAAGGAATACCCGGATATCCACCTAGAAGTGGTCGACCAGTCGAGCTTGGCTGACATCGTGGCCGAGGGCTTCGACGCAGGTATCCGCCTTGGGGAGCAGGTGGCGCGGGACATGGTTGCCGTTCCGATCAGCCCTCCCGTCTGCATGGCAGTGGTCGGCTCGCCCGCCTACTTCAAGCGCCACGGAAAGCCCGACACGCCCCAGGACCTCAATCACCACGAATGCATCAACATGCGGCTGATGACGCAAGGTGGCCTGTACGCCTGGGAGTTCGAGAAGAACGGACGCGCGGTGAATGTGCGTGTAGAAGGCGGGCTGACCTTCAACAACGTCCGGCTGATCATCCAGGCTGCAATGGACGGTTTCGGCCTGGCCTGCGTGCCCGATGCAATCGTCGCTGCCGAGATCCGGCAGAAGCGCCTGATCCAGGTGATGACGGACTGGTGCCCGCCGTTTCCCGGGTTCCACCTCTACTACCCTAGCCGGCGCCAGAACTCACCGGCGCTCGTGCTGTTGGTCGAGGCATTGAGATGGACAGGTCATAGGTAA